The following are encoded in a window of Methylicorpusculum oleiharenae genomic DNA:
- a CDS encoding vWA domain-containing protein: MIYRDFRLWCPAVAIALLTWALFNPQVKLQQDTYNMMLVIDITQSMNAQDYHVENKPADRLSFVKAALKEVLAGLPCDSKIGLGVFSTKNIFLLFEPLELCAHYAAINESLAKIDWRMAWAADSHIARGIYTSLSDIQKLESKPGLVFFTDGQQTPKSAKEPFFQMEAGKIPGLIVGTGNLEAVPIPKLDNQNQQFGFWQQSEAEGRRQANNETNGNYLTAVQEHYLQRLAVITGLSYHHLEDADKLLSALKSSSLLQKQPVNYPIAGLLAALSLLLLISPYAVNRFTQKP, from the coding sequence TTGATTTACCGGGATTTTAGACTTTGGTGTCCGGCGGTTGCCATCGCACTGCTGACGTGGGCGCTTTTCAATCCGCAGGTCAAGTTGCAGCAAGACACTTACAACATGATGCTGGTCATTGACATCACGCAAAGCATGAATGCGCAGGATTATCATGTCGAAAACAAGCCCGCGGATCGTTTGTCTTTTGTGAAAGCAGCATTGAAAGAAGTCCTTGCCGGACTGCCCTGTGACTCTAAAATAGGTTTAGGGGTCTTTTCGACCAAAAATATATTTTTGTTGTTTGAGCCTTTGGAACTTTGCGCTCATTACGCAGCAATAAATGAAAGTCTCGCAAAAATTGACTGGCGCATGGCCTGGGCTGCAGACAGTCATATCGCCCGAGGAATCTATACCAGTTTAAGTGACATTCAGAAACTGGAGTCAAAGCCCGGTCTGGTATTTTTTACCGATGGCCAGCAAACACCAAAATCAGCCAAAGAACCGTTTTTTCAAATGGAAGCAGGGAAAATACCCGGATTGATCGTTGGCACCGGCAATCTGGAGGCAGTCCCCATTCCCAAACTGGATAATCAAAACCAACAGTTTGGGTTCTGGCAGCAATCAGAAGCAGAAGGACGCCGTCAAGCCAACAACGAGACAAACGGAAATTATCTCACCGCAGTTCAGGAACACTACTTACAGAGGTTGGCGGTTATCACAGGATTATCGTATCACCATCTGGAAGACGCGGATAAACTGCTCAGCGCATTGAAATCATCCAGCCTCTTGCAAAAACAGCCGGTCAATTATCCAATAGCAGGGTTGCTGGCAGCCTTGTCTCTACTCTTGTTAATCAGCCCCTACGCAGTAAACCGGTTCACCCAAAAGCCATGA